From the Leifsonia sp. AG29 genome, one window contains:
- a CDS encoding Gfo/Idh/MocA family protein, which translates to MTILPEPRHPDPADAPVLRWGVLGPGEIARDFTNALHRHTRQRVVAVGSRSEERAAAFAATHGVGRSYGSYEALVGDPEVDVVYVATPHSEHREHALLAIAAGKHVLVEKPLAATAREARDIVDAARAAGVFAMEAMWTRYLPQTDIVRQLLADGSLGEVRVVTADFGGHPPYDPSSRLWNPALAGGALLDLGVYVVSWAFFVLGEPASVIATGSLAPTGVDDQAALVLSTESGAQALLSTTLRAGTPSLASISGAEGRIELESPFWGPSGLRLHTADGAPAAVWRDPYGRPYRDGMSYEAAALARYVTDGLTESPLHSLDETVGTLAVIDEARRRLGAAGVG; encoded by the coding sequence ATGACGATCCTCCCCGAGCCACGCCACCCCGATCCGGCCGACGCACCGGTCCTCCGGTGGGGCGTGCTCGGCCCCGGTGAGATCGCCCGCGACTTCACGAACGCGCTCCACCGTCACACGCGCCAGCGCGTCGTGGCGGTGGGGTCGCGGTCGGAGGAGCGCGCCGCCGCGTTCGCCGCCACCCATGGCGTCGGCCGCTCGTACGGCTCGTACGAGGCCCTCGTCGGCGACCCGGAGGTGGACGTCGTCTACGTCGCCACACCGCACAGCGAGCACCGCGAGCACGCGCTGCTCGCCATCGCGGCGGGCAAGCACGTGCTCGTCGAGAAGCCCCTGGCCGCGACCGCTCGGGAGGCGCGTGACATCGTCGACGCAGCCCGCGCCGCCGGGGTCTTCGCCATGGAGGCGATGTGGACCCGCTACCTGCCGCAGACCGACATCGTCCGGCAGCTGCTCGCCGATGGGTCCCTCGGCGAGGTACGGGTGGTGACGGCGGACTTCGGCGGCCACCCGCCGTACGACCCGTCGAGCCGGCTGTGGAACCCGGCGCTCGCCGGCGGGGCGCTGCTCGACCTCGGCGTCTACGTTGTCTCCTGGGCGTTCTTCGTGCTCGGCGAGCCCGCCTCCGTCATCGCCACCGGCTCGCTCGCACCCACGGGCGTCGACGACCAGGCCGCCCTCGTGCTGTCGACGGAGAGCGGGGCGCAGGCCCTGCTCAGCACGACGCTGCGCGCGGGCACCCCGTCGCTCGCGAGCATCAGCGGCGCGGAGGGGCGGATCGAGCTCGAGAGCCCGTTCTGGGGTCCGAGCGGTCTGCGCCTCCACACCGCCGACGGTGCACCCGCCGCGGTCTGGCGCGATCCGTATGGCCGGCCGTACCGGGACGGCATGTCGTACGAGGCGGCGGCGCTGGCGCGTTACGTGACGGACGGGCTGACCGAGTCGCCCCTCCACTCGCTCGACGAGACCGTCGGCACGCTGGCCGTCATCGACGAGGCACGCCGCCGGCTGGGCGCCGCTGGCGTGGGGTGA
- a CDS encoding ThuA domain-containing protein, which yields MSALRITVWNEGVHEATQPDIAAIYPHGIHGAIAEGLGGLLGDDAVIRTATLEEPEHGLTEEVLAETDVLLWWGHIAHDRVSDEVVERVRQHVLAGMGLIVLHSGHFSKIFIRMLGTTCSLRWRNPEGGERELVWTVAPTHPIAEGIDQPIVIEAQEMYGEFFDIPKPDDVVFISSFTGGEVFRSGVTFTRGRGKIFYFSPGDQEYPVYFHPQVRRVLANGVRWAAPVPGVRQAPEVSNPEPV from the coding sequence ATGTCCGCACTGCGCATCACCGTCTGGAACGAGGGCGTCCACGAGGCGACCCAGCCCGACATCGCCGCGATCTACCCGCACGGGATCCACGGCGCCATCGCGGAGGGCCTGGGCGGCCTGCTCGGCGACGACGCCGTCATCCGGACGGCGACCCTGGAGGAGCCGGAGCACGGCCTCACGGAGGAGGTGCTCGCCGAGACCGACGTGCTCCTCTGGTGGGGGCACATCGCTCACGACCGGGTCTCCGACGAGGTCGTGGAGCGCGTCCGGCAGCACGTGCTGGCGGGAATGGGCCTCATCGTCCTGCACTCGGGCCACTTCTCGAAGATCTTCATCCGGATGCTCGGCACCACGTGCTCCCTGCGCTGGCGCAACCCGGAGGGCGGCGAGCGCGAGCTCGTCTGGACCGTGGCCCCGACGCACCCCATCGCGGAGGGGATCGATCAGCCGATCGTGATCGAGGCGCAGGAGATGTACGGCGAGTTCTTCGACATCCCGAAGCCCGACGACGTCGTCTTCATCAGCTCCTTCACCGGAGGGGAGGTCTTCCGTTCGGGCGTCACGTTCACGCGCGGCCGCGGCAAGATCTTCTACTTCAGCCCGGGCGACCAGGAGTACCCGGTGTACTTCCACCCCCAGGTGCGGCGGGTGCTCGCCAACGGCGTCCGCTGGGCGGCACCCGTCCCGGGCGTCCGTCAGGCACCCGAGGTGTCCAACCCCGAGCCGGTGTGA
- a CDS encoding Gfo/Idh/MocA family protein, translating into MSTSNTPLRAGVIGLGWAGQQHMDAYAAIPGVELVAIAGMEDGPRAELGDTYGVERRYRDWKDLVADGDLDVVSVAVPTFLHAPIAVGALDAGIHVLSEKPIARTAAEAQTMVDAAHRSGKVLEVAFNHRRRGDIEALKAAIDAGQIGRPYHARAIWLRRAGIPALGSWFTNREMAGGGPLIDIGVHVLDYALHLFGEPTVTAVSAVTHSELGVRGRGGASGGKQQVGSAYEVEDLASVLLRLEDGGSIVLETSWAAYRPAGDEFGITLYGTEGGADLRVVDYAPSGELTIFTGEGEESEDVSVAADPGRGHLAVVETFLEHVADEENWSRWDGSLALERARIIDAAYESAAAGAEVRLAPVAAPEGV; encoded by the coding sequence TTGAGCACCTCGAACACCCCCCTCCGCGCCGGCGTCATCGGCCTCGGCTGGGCCGGCCAGCAGCACATGGACGCCTACGCGGCGATCCCCGGCGTCGAGCTGGTCGCCATCGCCGGGATGGAGGACGGCCCCCGCGCCGAGCTCGGCGACACCTACGGCGTCGAGCGCCGCTACCGCGACTGGAAGGACCTCGTCGCCGACGGGGACCTCGACGTCGTCAGCGTGGCGGTCCCCACGTTCCTCCACGCCCCGATCGCGGTCGGTGCGCTCGACGCGGGCATCCACGTGCTCAGCGAGAAGCCCATCGCGCGCACGGCCGCCGAGGCGCAGACCATGGTGGACGCCGCCCACCGCTCCGGTAAGGTCCTGGAGGTGGCGTTCAACCACCGCCGCCGTGGCGACATCGAGGCGCTGAAGGCCGCGATCGACGCCGGCCAGATCGGACGGCCGTATCACGCGCGGGCCATCTGGCTCCGGCGCGCGGGGATCCCGGCGCTCGGCAGCTGGTTCACGAACCGCGAGATGGCGGGAGGCGGACCCCTGATCGACATCGGCGTGCACGTCCTCGACTACGCCCTGCACCTGTTCGGCGAGCCCACCGTCACGGCCGTCTCCGCCGTGACGCACTCCGAGCTCGGCGTCCGCGGGCGCGGCGGCGCGTCCGGCGGCAAGCAGCAGGTCGGGTCCGCCTACGAGGTCGAGGACCTGGCGAGCGTCCTCCTGCGCCTCGAGGACGGCGGCTCGATCGTGCTCGAGACCAGCTGGGCCGCGTACCGCCCGGCCGGCGACGAGTTCGGCATCACGCTCTACGGCACCGAGGGAGGCGCGGACCTGCGCGTCGTCGACTACGCGCCGAGCGGCGAGCTGACGATCTTCACCGGGGAGGGCGAGGAGTCGGAGGACGTCTCCGTCGCCGCCGATCCCGGCCGGGGCCACCTCGCCGTCGTCGAGACGTTTCTCGAGCACGTCGCCGACGAGGAGAACTGGTCACGTTGGGACGGGTCGCTCGCGCTCGAGCGCGCGCGGATCATCGACGCGGCTTACGAATCGGCCGCCGCCGGCGCCGAGGTCCGCCTGGCGCCCGTCGCCGCACCCGAGGGGGTCTGA
- a CDS encoding ROK family transcriptional regulator, which yields MTDGAREDVLVAEDAAELLAILRDGLPRTRAQLAELTGMARSTIAARIDALSTAGLVAPAGDDVSSGGRPPARIRFNPGSRVVIAIDLGATHGVVALADLSGTLTVSESVRLSIGEGPEPVLDWALSSAERLFAATGRPLSDLIGVGIGVPGPVEHSIGLPVNPPIMPGWDRFDIPAYVRRVFPVPVLVDNDVNLLALGEQALIWPEEQDLLFVKVATGVGAGIISGGRLQRGAAGSAGDLGHVRVPFGTDAPRHGADDADLESVASGPAVARRLSAAGIPAETSADVVDLARTGNPEVQEAVRQAGRDLGAVLATCVNLLNPSMIVVGGSLSRVGEQLLAGVREVVYQRSTPLATQNLTITQSRSGETGGAIGAAIMVIQRALDPRAGAPGSLLR from the coding sequence ATGACCGACGGCGCGCGCGAGGACGTGCTCGTCGCCGAGGACGCCGCCGAACTGCTGGCCATCCTCCGCGACGGCCTCCCGCGTACCCGCGCGCAGCTGGCCGAGCTCACCGGAATGGCCCGCTCGACCATCGCGGCCCGGATCGACGCGCTGTCGACGGCCGGGCTCGTCGCCCCCGCGGGCGACGACGTCTCGAGCGGCGGACGCCCGCCAGCACGGATCCGCTTCAACCCGGGCTCGCGCGTCGTCATAGCGATCGACCTGGGTGCGACCCACGGCGTCGTCGCCCTCGCGGACCTGTCGGGCACCCTGACCGTCAGCGAGTCCGTCCGCCTGAGCATCGGGGAGGGACCCGAGCCGGTCCTCGACTGGGCGCTGTCTTCGGCGGAGCGGCTGTTCGCGGCCACTGGTCGCCCCCTGTCCGACCTCATCGGCGTCGGCATCGGCGTCCCTGGCCCCGTGGAGCACTCGATCGGCCTTCCGGTGAACCCGCCCATCATGCCCGGGTGGGACCGGTTCGACATCCCGGCCTACGTCCGCCGCGTCTTCCCCGTCCCCGTCCTCGTGGACAACGACGTGAACCTCCTCGCGCTCGGCGAGCAGGCGCTCATCTGGCCGGAGGAGCAGGACCTCCTGTTCGTCAAGGTCGCCACCGGCGTCGGCGCGGGCATCATCAGCGGCGGCCGCCTCCAGCGCGGCGCGGCCGGATCGGCGGGCGATCTCGGGCACGTCCGCGTGCCGTTCGGCACCGACGCGCCCCGGCACGGAGCCGACGACGCCGACCTCGAGTCGGTCGCGAGCGGCCCCGCCGTGGCCCGCCGGCTGAGCGCGGCCGGGATCCCGGCGGAGACCAGCGCGGACGTCGTCGACCTGGCGCGGACGGGCAATCCGGAGGTCCAGGAGGCGGTGCGTCAGGCCGGGCGCGACCTCGGCGCGGTGCTCGCCACTTGCGTGAACCTGCTCAACCCGTCGATGATCGTCGTCGGCGGGAGTCTCTCGCGCGTCGGCGAGCAGCTGCTCGCCGGGGTGCGGGAGGTGGTCTACCAGCGGTCGACGCCGCTCGCCACGCAGAACCTCACGATCACGCAGTCGCGCTCGGGCGAGACCGGCGGCGCGATCGGCGCGGCGATCATGGTGATCCAGCGGGCGCTCGACCCGCGGGCCGGAGCGCCGGGCTCCCTGCTCCGCTGA
- a CDS encoding sugar phosphate isomerase/epimerase family protein, which yields MSTSKLSVQLYTVRELLTEDTAGTLERLAEIGFTQVEPFAFLSFGEKLRDGLSRAGLSAPTTHQGFIGGDLDEVFAAAKELGVETVIDPYVAPERWQTADDVAAIARQLNEAAEVAAKHGVRVGYHNHAHELESTIDGVTALEFFAGRLAPEVVLEVDTYWVTVGGVDPVELLPKLGDRVVALHIKDGPGTTETKDQVAVGQGSLPVEQIIAAAPDALRVIELDDSRGDRFQAVADSFAFLTAKGLA from the coding sequence GTGTCGACGTCCAAACTCTCCGTGCAGCTGTACACGGTCCGCGAGCTCCTGACGGAGGACACGGCCGGGACGCTCGAGCGCCTCGCCGAGATCGGCTTCACCCAGGTCGAGCCCTTCGCCTTCCTGTCCTTCGGTGAGAAGCTCCGCGATGGGCTGAGCCGTGCGGGCCTCTCCGCGCCGACCACCCACCAGGGCTTCATCGGCGGCGACCTCGACGAGGTGTTCGCCGCCGCCAAGGAGCTCGGCGTCGAGACCGTCATCGACCCGTACGTCGCGCCCGAGCGCTGGCAGACCGCGGACGACGTCGCCGCGATCGCCCGGCAGCTCAACGAGGCCGCCGAGGTCGCGGCGAAGCACGGCGTGCGCGTCGGCTACCACAACCACGCCCACGAGCTGGAGAGCACGATCGACGGCGTGACCGCGCTCGAGTTCTTCGCCGGCCGCCTGGCACCGGAGGTCGTGCTCGAGGTCGACACCTACTGGGTGACCGTCGGCGGCGTCGACCCCGTGGAACTCCTGCCGAAGCTCGGCGACCGCGTCGTCGCCCTCCACATCAAGGACGGCCCCGGCACCACCGAGACGAAGGACCAGGTCGCGGTCGGCCAGGGCTCCCTCCCGGTCGAGCAGATCATCGCGGCGGCGCCGGATGCGCTCCGGGTCATCGAGCTCGACGACTCGCGCGGCGACCGGTTCCAGGCCGTCGCCGACTCGTTCGCCTTCCTCACCGCCAAGGGCCTCGCATGA
- a CDS encoding Gfo/Idh/MocA family protein yields the protein MSGGRVGVGVIGAGVISKEYLGNLTSFPDLEVRFVADIDLDRAKAQAEKYGVPGSGTVEELLADDTVEIVVNLTIPKVHVEVALQALAAGKHVWSEKPFALDRASGRELLETAQAKGLRVATAPDTFLGAGIQSARRLLESGGIGAPLSALTLMQGPGPESWHPNPDFLFQEGAGPLFDIGPYYLTALVQLFGPVRRVSAVVSKARETRVVGSGPRAGEEFSVTVPTHVSALYEFESGQTAQSVFSFDSHLKRTQFEVAGLDATVVVPDPNTFEGDLLLHGPDGIDTLPSTGTTSTRGIGVVELARAIRAGVPERASGEQAYHVLDVMISTIEAGESGSPVEVRSSVEIAPALPEDWDPRAATLA from the coding sequence ATGAGCGGCGGCCGCGTGGGCGTCGGCGTCATCGGCGCCGGCGTCATCAGCAAGGAGTACCTGGGCAACCTGACGTCGTTCCCCGACCTGGAGGTCCGGTTCGTCGCCGACATCGACCTCGACCGCGCAAAGGCGCAGGCCGAGAAGTACGGCGTCCCGGGCTCGGGCACCGTGGAGGAGCTGCTCGCCGACGACACCGTCGAGATCGTCGTCAACCTGACGATCCCCAAGGTGCACGTCGAGGTCGCGCTGCAGGCGCTCGCCGCGGGCAAGCACGTCTGGAGCGAGAAGCCGTTCGCCCTGGACCGCGCGAGCGGCCGCGAGCTGCTCGAGACGGCGCAGGCGAAGGGCCTCCGGGTGGCCACGGCTCCCGACACCTTCCTCGGCGCGGGCATCCAGTCCGCGCGGCGGCTGCTCGAGAGCGGCGGCATCGGCGCACCGCTGTCCGCCCTCACCCTCATGCAGGGACCCGGCCCCGAGTCCTGGCACCCGAACCCCGACTTCCTGTTCCAGGAGGGGGCGGGCCCGCTGTTCGACATCGGCCCGTACTACCTGACCGCGCTGGTGCAGCTCTTCGGCCCGGTCCGCCGGGTCAGCGCCGTGGTCTCGAAGGCGCGGGAGACGCGCGTGGTGGGCTCCGGCCCGCGCGCGGGCGAGGAGTTCTCGGTCACGGTCCCCACGCACGTCAGCGCCCTCTACGAGTTCGAGAGCGGCCAGACGGCCCAGTCGGTGTTCAGCTTCGACTCGCACCTCAAGCGCACGCAGTTCGAGGTCGCTGGCCTCGACGCCACCGTCGTCGTCCCCGACCCCAACACGTTCGAGGGCGACCTGCTCCTCCACGGCCCCGACGGCATCGACACGCTGCCGTCCACGGGGACGACGAGCACGCGCGGCATCGGCGTCGTCGAGCTGGCTCGCGCCATCCGCGCCGGCGTCCCCGAGCGGGCCTCCGGCGAGCAGGCGTACCACGTGCTCGATGTCATGATCTCGACGATCGAGGCGGGCGAGTCTGGTTCCCCCGTGGAGGTGCGGAGCTCGGTGGAGATCGCCCCGGCCCTCCCCGAGGACTGGGATCCGCGCGCCGCGACCCTGGCATGA
- a CDS encoding Gfo/Idh/MocA family protein, with amino-acid sequence MSTAGSRLRAAVVGGGFMAEVHSRAARAARAELAGIVSSTPERSAAAAERLGIGRAYASLDELLADDSIDVVHVTTPNALHAEQASAVLAAGKHVVCEKPLATTTADAEALVAAARGRTATVPFVYRFHPMVREARARFASGAAGRVLTVSASYLQDWLLASGDDNWRVDSAQGGRSRAFADIGSHLVDLVEFVTGDRVTRVSATKKTVFTERAAHSSITTEDAVAVVIETAAGAIGTLLVSQVAPGRKNRLLLEIAGSEESVGFDQEQPETLWVGRRRGSLLVPRDADQLSEDAARLCVVPSGHPQGYQEAFAAFVADTYAAVAGEEPDGLPRFTDGLRAVRITDAVIDSAESGTWIGLEQNA; translated from the coding sequence ATGAGCACCGCCGGTTCACGCCTGCGCGCAGCCGTCGTGGGCGGCGGGTTCATGGCCGAGGTCCACTCCCGGGCGGCCCGTGCCGCCCGGGCCGAGCTCGCCGGCATCGTGTCGTCGACGCCGGAGCGCTCGGCCGCTGCCGCCGAGCGTCTCGGCATCGGGCGCGCCTACGCCTCCCTCGACGAGCTGCTCGCCGACGACTCGATCGACGTCGTGCACGTCACCACGCCGAACGCGCTCCACGCCGAGCAGGCCTCCGCAGTGCTCGCGGCCGGCAAGCACGTCGTCTGCGAGAAGCCGCTCGCGACGACCACGGCCGACGCCGAGGCGCTCGTCGCCGCAGCCCGGGGCCGCACGGCCACGGTGCCGTTCGTGTACCGGTTCCATCCGATGGTGCGCGAGGCGCGGGCGCGCTTCGCGTCCGGCGCGGCCGGCCGTGTGCTCACGGTGAGCGCGTCGTACCTCCAGGACTGGTTGCTCGCCTCCGGTGACGACAACTGGCGCGTCGACTCGGCTCAGGGAGGCCGGTCCCGCGCGTTCGCGGACATCGGCTCGCACCTCGTCGACCTCGTCGAGTTCGTGACCGGCGACCGCGTCACGCGGGTGTCGGCGACGAAGAAGACAGTATTCACCGAGCGCGCGGCGCACTCCTCGATCACCACGGAGGACGCCGTCGCCGTGGTCATCGAGACCGCCGCGGGAGCGATCGGGACCCTGCTGGTATCGCAGGTGGCGCCCGGGCGCAAGAACCGCCTCCTGCTCGAGATCGCGGGCAGCGAGGAGAGCGTCGGGTTCGATCAGGAGCAGCCCGAGACGCTCTGGGTCGGCCGGCGGCGGGGGAGCCTCCTCGTACCGCGCGACGCCGATCAGCTCAGCGAGGACGCCGCGCGCCTCTGCGTCGTGCCGTCGGGGCACCCGCAGGGCTACCAGGAGGCGTTCGCCGCCTTCGTCGCCGACACGTACGCGGCCGTCGCGGGCGAGGAGCCCGACGGCCTGCCCCGCTTCACCGACGGCCTGCGGGCCGTCCGCATCACGGACGCGGTGATCGACTCGGCCGAGTCTGGCACCTGGATCGGATTGGAACAGAACGCATGA
- a CDS encoding sugar phosphate isomerase/epimerase family protein, which produces MTDAQTTAAGAESGGTESGRTHPVTLFTGQWADLTLEEVAKHASEWGYDGLEIACSGEHLDVWRAAEDDAYLQGRLDILDRYGLKVWAISNHLKGQAVCDDPIDFRHQAIVGSKVWGDGDPEGVRQRAAEELKLTAKVARKLGVDTVVGFTGSSIWPYVAQFPPVPASVIDAGYQDFADRWNPILDVFDGEGVRFAHEVHPSEIAYDYWTSVRTLEAIDHREAFGFNWDPSHMMWQDIDPVGFIVDFADRIYHVDCKDTRLRPKNGRAGVLGSHLPWGDPRRGWDFVSTGHGDVPWEDAFRALESIGYGGPISIEWEDAGMDRLHGAKEAVGYIRSLLWKQPTASFDAAFSNQD; this is translated from the coding sequence ATGACGGACGCACAGACCACCGCCGCGGGCGCCGAGTCGGGCGGCACCGAGTCGGGCCGCACCCACCCCGTGACCCTCTTCACCGGCCAGTGGGCGGACCTGACCCTGGAGGAGGTGGCGAAGCACGCCTCCGAGTGGGGCTACGACGGCCTCGAGATCGCCTGCTCGGGCGAGCACCTCGATGTGTGGCGGGCTGCGGAGGACGACGCCTACCTCCAGGGCCGGCTCGATATCCTCGACCGGTACGGGCTCAAGGTCTGGGCGATCTCGAACCACCTGAAGGGCCAGGCGGTGTGCGACGACCCGATCGACTTCCGCCACCAGGCGATCGTCGGGTCGAAGGTGTGGGGCGACGGCGACCCGGAGGGGGTGCGGCAGCGTGCGGCGGAGGAGCTCAAGCTCACCGCCAAGGTCGCGCGCAAGCTCGGCGTCGACACGGTCGTCGGGTTCACCGGGTCGAGCATCTGGCCGTACGTGGCCCAGTTCCCGCCGGTGCCCGCCTCCGTCATCGACGCCGGCTACCAGGACTTCGCCGACCGCTGGAACCCGATCCTCGACGTGTTCGACGGCGAGGGGGTCCGCTTCGCGCACGAGGTTCACCCGTCCGAGATCGCCTACGACTACTGGACGAGCGTGCGCACCCTCGAGGCGATCGACCACCGCGAGGCGTTCGGCTTCAACTGGGACCCGTCGCACATGATGTGGCAGGACATCGACCCGGTCGGGTTCATCGTCGACTTCGCGGACCGCATCTACCACGTCGACTGCAAGGACACCCGTCTGCGGCCGAAGAACGGGCGCGCCGGTGTGCTCGGCTCGCACCTCCCGTGGGGCGACCCGCGCCGCGGCTGGGACTTCGTGTCGACCGGGCACGGCGACGTGCCCTGGGAGGACGCCTTCCGCGCGCTCGAGTCGATCGGCTACGGCGGCCCCATCTCGATCGAGTGGGAGGACGCCGGGATGGACCGCCTGCACGGCGCGAAGGAGGCGGTCGGGTACATCCGGTCGCTCCTCTGGAAGCAGCCGACGGCCTCCTTCGACGCGGCCTTCAGCAACCAGGACTGA
- a CDS encoding isochorismatase family protein — protein MTTLEGRDGTALLVIDVQNGVIGGAHRRDEVVGTIRELVDRARSEQVPVVWVQHSDEHLAVDSEEWRIVPELEPAASEPLVPKNYPDAFEATDLEAVLADLGAARIVVTGSQTDECIRSTIHGGLTRGYDVTLVGDAHTTEDLSPWGAPSPDLMIAHTNLYWANHRAPGRTAEVVDASAVRFE, from the coding sequence ATGACGACTCTGGAGGGGCGCGACGGCACGGCACTGCTGGTGATCGACGTGCAGAACGGCGTGATCGGAGGCGCGCACCGTCGCGACGAGGTCGTCGGCACGATCCGGGAGCTGGTCGACCGCGCGCGCAGCGAGCAGGTTCCGGTGGTCTGGGTCCAGCACTCGGACGAGCACCTCGCCGTCGACAGCGAGGAGTGGCGGATCGTGCCGGAGCTCGAGCCCGCCGCGTCCGAGCCGCTCGTGCCGAAGAACTACCCGGACGCCTTCGAGGCGACGGACCTCGAGGCCGTGCTCGCCGACCTGGGGGCGGCCCGGATCGTCGTCACGGGGTCGCAGACCGACGAGTGCATCCGGTCGACCATCCACGGCGGACTGACGCGCGGCTACGACGTGACCCTGGTCGGCGACGCGCACACCACCGAGGACCTCAGCCCGTGGGGCGCACCCTCCCCCGACCTGATGATCGCCCACACCAATCTGTACTGGGCGAACCACCGGGCTCCGGGCCGCACGGCCGAGGTCGTCGACGCCTCCGCCGTCCGCTTCGAGTGA
- a CDS encoding pentapeptide repeat-containing protein, protein METIRGEDWYGRELEGAEFTGAVFDDVDMTELRSTGAAFTDCVFRKVRFNVSEHSDSAFVNCRFERCNFFDAAFRRCKLTGSVFTACEFALLKVEGGNWSFVSLARAELRGAAFEGVRLREADLSRAKCREARFEGCDLSAAALVGADFSGASLVGSDLTGIEPADLVLRGAIIDERQAVVLAEALGVVVVPAR, encoded by the coding sequence GTGGAGACGATCCGGGGCGAGGACTGGTACGGGCGCGAGCTGGAGGGGGCGGAGTTCACCGGTGCCGTGTTCGACGACGTCGATATGACCGAGCTGCGCAGCACCGGCGCGGCCTTCACCGACTGCGTCTTCCGGAAGGTGCGGTTCAACGTCAGCGAGCACAGCGACTCGGCCTTCGTGAACTGCCGGTTCGAGCGCTGCAACTTCTTCGACGCGGCCTTCCGCCGCTGCAAGCTGACGGGAAGCGTCTTCACGGCGTGCGAGTTCGCGCTGCTGAAGGTGGAGGGAGGCAATTGGTCGTTCGTCTCGCTCGCGCGTGCCGAACTGCGCGGCGCGGCGTTCGAGGGGGTGCGGCTCCGGGAGGCCGACCTCTCGCGGGCAAAATGCCGGGAGGCGCGGTTCGAGGGCTGCGACCTCTCGGCCGCCGCCCTGGTCGGCGCGGACTTCAGCGGAGCCTCCCTCGTCGGGAGCGATCTGACGGGCATCGAGCCCGCAGACCTCGTGCTGCGGGGTGCGATCATCGACGAGCGCCAGGCCGTTGTCCTCGCCGAGGCGCTCGGGGTGGTCGTCGTGCCGGCGCGGTAG
- a CDS encoding ABC transporter ATP-binding protein, which translates to MYTLANVTKTYTQSKRQVVALNDVTLTIPDGQLVAIQGPTGGGKSTLLQMLGALDRPSSGSVELGDASLSQLRDSKLARIRAEEIGFVFQGFNLIPTLTAQENVETALAPLGVTAAERRRRAAEALASVGLADRANHLPSELSGGQQQRVAIARALVKDPDVLLADEPTGNLDEETRDEIMELLEGLWRDRGLTVIIVTHDSAVAKRAQRRLHIKHGQLREVA; encoded by the coding sequence ATGTACACCCTCGCCAACGTCACGAAGACGTACACGCAGTCGAAGCGCCAGGTCGTCGCCCTCAACGACGTCACGCTCACCATCCCGGACGGGCAGCTGGTCGCCATCCAGGGGCCGACGGGAGGCGGGAAGTCGACGCTCCTCCAGATGCTCGGCGCGCTCGACCGCCCCAGCTCGGGGTCGGTCGAGCTCGGCGACGCCAGCCTGTCGCAGCTGCGCGACTCGAAGCTCGCCCGCATCCGGGCGGAGGAGATCGGCTTCGTCTTCCAGGGCTTCAACCTCATCCCCACGCTGACAGCGCAGGAGAACGTCGAGACGGCGCTGGCCCCGCTCGGCGTGACGGCCGCTGAGCGCAGGCGCCGGGCCGCGGAGGCGCTGGCCTCGGTCGGACTCGCCGACCGGGCGAATCACCTCCCCTCGGAGCTCTCGGGAGGCCAGCAGCAGCGTGTCGCGATCGCGCGCGCCCTCGTGAAGGACCCCGACGTGCTCCTCGCCGACGAGCCGACGGGCAACCTCGACGAGGAGACCCGCGACGAGATCATGGAGCTGCTCGAGGGCCTCTGGCGCGACCGCGGGCTCACCGTGATCATCGTGACCCACGACAGTGCGGTCGCGAAGCGAGCCCAGCGCCGCCTCCACATCAAGCACGGGCAGCTGCGCGAAGTGGCCTGA